The Bernardetia sp. ABR2-2B DNA window TAGAGTTTCTAAAGTACAAATTTATACAATCAAGTGGCTAAAAATAGCTAAATAAATAAGGTTTTTTATAAACTTTCAATTTATTTTGAAAGAAATGAAACTTCTCTAAAGTCTTTTCGTTTACATAGCTGTAAAGTAACTTCGAAATTAATCCAAAATTTGTTATGATTTCCCCTTATAAAAAACCTTTATTACGAATTGATTTAGTTGTCCAACTACTTTTTTTGATTATTCTTTTTGGAGGGTATGGAATGACTTTTTTAAGTTTTCATTTTCCCTTAGAAGAGTTTGACTTTGCTTTCCTTTTTCCTATTTTGGCTTTGGCTATTTTAGGTTTGATAAATCCAATAATGAATATTCTTCATTTAGTTTTAGGAGATTATTCTGATGAAACACATCAACTTCGTAAGAACTATACTTTTGCTATTTTGGCTTATTTAGGCATTGGTGCTTTAGGATATTTGACTGCCCTTGCTTTTAATGCAATGTGGCTATTAGGTATTGTGGGTTACTTTTACATTTATGGAATTAGTCATTTTTTTGCAATTGGTTATGTTTATATTACTATTTTGGAAAACAAAACCCAAAAAATAGTTGAGAGAAGATTATATTATTAATAATTAATAATTCCAATTTTCTTGTCTTTGAGTTTTACATTAATAAAATTCTTCAAACGGTCTTCGTATTTTTTGCGTGTGTATCTATTTCTTGCTGGTTCGCCTTCCCATTTTACCAACAACATAAAGGCTAACGAATCATTCTTAAAATCTGTTTGGCGCACTCTAGCTACACCAATTTCTTTGAGTTCTGGATAAATAGCCTTGAGTTCATTCTTTATGGTTTCGAAAGGCAACGTATCTCCTCTAGCATACAAAAGCTCTTGTTTTAGGTCTTCAATTTCTTTGTCTTTGCCTGTTATGATTTCATCTTTTTGCTTATATGTTCCCATTTCTTCCCTAAATTTTATCTCAATATAACGCTTTGCATTATTCATTACCGTACGCTCTACACGAGTTTCAGAATCGGCAGGTTCTTCTGATTGAACTAGCTCAATATGCACACTATCTTCGCTATCAAAGCCTGTCAGTTTCCAAGAACTTTTTACCTCATCATTAAATGTTTTTTCTAAGTTGAGGAGCGAATCATAATTGATATAACTTCCTGCCCCAAAGCTAATGACACGCAGCCTATAAATATTAGTAGAATCTAACTTTACCTTCCATTGTACTGAATTCAAATCATAATTTGGATTTATATTTTCGGTAATAAAAGTAGTAATACGCTGATTACGAAAGTTTTCAGTTAGTTTTTTGAATAGAAAAATTACACTAGGAACAAGCAAAAGTGTAAGAACAATATAAGCTGTAATTCTTGCTCGTCTTGCCAAAACAGGATTTAAAACTTCCACATAAGGAAATTTCAAAAAACGCACAATCATATACGTAGAAAGACTTATAAAGACAGCGTTAATAAAAAACAAGTAAAATGCACCTGCAAAAACATCCCATTTTCCTGTTGCTAATCCAAAACCTGCCGTACAAAGAGGAGGCATTAAAGCTGTTGCAATCGCTACTCCCGGAATGGCATTGGTCTTTTCAGTACGAGAACCTGCAATAATACCAGCCAAGCCTCCAAAAAAAGCAACCAAAACATCTAATAAATTAGGTTCAGTTCGTGAAAGCATTTGGTCGGTCAGAAGCCCTAGAGGAGTAATTTTAAAATAAATAACACTTGTAACCAACGTTAGAATAATGGCACTCAAAAAATTACGAAGCGACTTAATAAGTGTTTCTCTGTCATTAATCGCAGCTCCCAATCCAATCCCCAAAATAGGAGACATTAAGGGAGAAATAAGCATCGCACCAATAATGACAGCAGCCGAATCTAAGTCAAGACCAATAGAAGCAATCATGACTGAACAAATCAGCACCCAAAGGTTCGAACCTTCCAAAACAACACCTGACTTAATACTTTTGACTGTTCCAACAAAATCTGTATCAGAAGCTAAGTGTGTTAGGCGAAAGAAAAAATCTTTAATGAATCCCCATGAATCACGAATTCCGTGTTGCCATTCAGGATAGTCATGTTTTATATTTTCTGAATCGTAGTCCTGTTTGGGAGTAGAATTTGGTTCTTCGTTCATAATTTAAAATAACTTACTAAGTTATAAATCGTTGTCTTATAATGAGTTTTTGCTATTTCGACATTCTAAAATACTATTTTCTAATTAAGAACCGAAATTTAGTTTGTTTTTAGACTTCTCACAAGTATTATTTTTTTTAATACGTCTTTTTTTATCTTATTTTATACTCAAACTGTTTGATATTTAGAATTTTGTAAAAATAGTGTTATTTTTATTTTATGAACTCATTTTTAAGTCAAGATAGCCGTAGAGAACTGGAGAAACTTCAACGCAGCACTTCAAATAATAATAAGTTTTACGTAAAAGTTACGGTTTTGCTTGGCTTAGATAGTGGTCATAGTGCAGAAAGTTTGAGCAGTTTGTTGGGCATTAGTTTGTCATCAGTTTATCATTACCATTCTGTTTATCAAAGCAAAGGTTTAACCTATTATTTATCGTTTCATTATCAAGGTTCTTCTAGTTACTTAACCAATAATCAATTAGAGCTGCTATCTGCTGAGTTAGAAGCTACCTTATACACTACTAGTCAGCAGATTTGTGAATGGATTTATGAAAACTTCCACACAGTTCTTTACCATCACCTGCAAACCACTCTTTTTGCTCATTATTTAATTCTATTCCATAATTTTCAAAGAGTAACCTTTCAAAGTGAGACAAAGACACCTTTTTTAAGCAAACAGGAAGATGAGACCGAGAGATAACTCTAACAGAAGAAGATAAGCCTAAAAAAGCACATAATTCTTGATGCTTATTTTTCATACTACGATGAAGGCTTGATAAATTTCCATCACGTTTTCGCAAAAGAGCTATACTTAAACCAAGTAAAACAAAAGCTAAATCGTGAAGTTTGCCTCGGCAATCTCGTAAGTCTAAACCTACTAAATTTTGTAATTGAACATAAAAACTATTTTCTTAGAAGAGTAAATTAGGGGAATTTCGTACTTGAGGAATACAAAATTGAACCTTTTTTTACTCTTTTATTTTTTCATAAGAAAACCCTGCTCTAGTAAATCATCTCGCTTTATGCACAAACTATTTGTTGTTGCCCTTTTGATTTTTATTTCCTGTCAAAATATATCTAAATCTCAAATCAAAACAGAGATAGAAAAACCTATTTTGCCAAAAGTATGGTTATCTCAAATACAAAGTCAAGAAGCCCAAAATCGTTTTAAAGATGTTTTGGAAGAAATACATAAATCTACTTTTTATACAGATTCTCAAAAGGATAGTCTTTCTGGCATTCAAGTTCGGTTTGCAAATTGTGAAGATATAAAAGTACAGTACAAACTACTTTCATTTTTAACAGGAGAAAAAAACAGTATAGACTTAGTAGATATTTCACAAAGTAGAGAAGTAGAATGGATAAAAAAAATGTATCTGAAAGATAAAACTGTTGCTACTCAATCTTTAAAAGCATTAGTAGGAACTACTCGCCTAGATTTTGCTGATTATTCTAGTTCTTATTATGATACGACTTATCATCCATCTAAAAGTTTTGATTCTCTTTCAGTAGCCAAACCTTCTGAAAAAGTCAAAAAAATGGAGCAAGAAGCTATTTCACTTATAAGAAAACTAAGACAAATATCTAGGTTTAGCTATGAGGAGCGAGAAAAAGAGTATAACCCAGTTCGACAAAAGTTAGCAGAAAAAGTCAAGACACTTTTAGAAGAACCAACAGCTTATGAATACGCTTTACCACTTCTTTCAGAACAAATGTATTCTTTGTTTTCTCCAGATAAAAAGTTTAGGATATACTTTATCAATTATCATGGAGAAGGCTTTGAAGGTATTTATGCTTATGCTCACTATCGTAATGCTGCTGATTCTAAAGTTATGGTTGAAGAAGTAGATTGTCATTCTGAAGACGGAGAATGTTACACACTCGTTCCGACAGCAATTTTTCAAACTAAAAAAGATAATAACCCTCTTTATGTTCTTGTTAGTGATATTAGTAATAAAGGCATGGAATGGAATGTTGATGTACAAACTTTAGAAATAAAAGATGACAAAATCATAAATTGTAAAGATTGTGTAGAGAACAAAATTATCAAAAATTATGATAAATATGTAAGATATAATGCAAACCCATCTTTTGATACATTGAAACAAGAATTATCTTTTTCAAAAGGACAATTAGTAAGCTCATTAGTAACACCATTCGAAACCGAAAGTAGAAGGCGACGGTCATATAGAAGCCTTTTAACAAGATATATTCTAAAATGGAATGGAAAAACATTTGAAGAGGTAGAATTAAAACCTTACTGTGAATGAAAAATCCCCTATCTAATCAAAAATCAGATAGGGGATTTTCAAAAAAACTCTGCTTCTATTACTTCTCCACCTCAACAGCAGGAATATTTTTATCAGCCACCAGTTTATTAAAAGCAGGAATATCAGTTTTCAAGATTTCGTAATACATCTTTAGCTGCTCATCGATTTTCTTGGTAATATCTGCTTTTACTTCTTTTGCGCCTTCGTTTGGTGGGAAATTTCCATAACCTACCGTAGTTGCTAGTGCGCTTAATTTATTATTCAAACGAATAGGGAAGTTTAAAGGGTCTTGACCACTTCTATTTTGAGTTTGGTAAAGAGCTTTTTCAATAGCTTCTAGTTCTTTAGTAATACTTTGAGCTGAATCTGCAACGGCTTTCCAATCTTCGTTTCCACTTGCTTTTGTTCTCCAATCGCTTAGGCTAGATTTGATTTTACGAATATTGATAATCGCTTCATGTGTTTCGGTAAGTTTGTCTCTTACTTCTGTCAAAAACACAAAACGCTCTTTCAAATCTGCATCCGAAACACTCCAACGTGGGTCTTTCAAAAGTTTAAAATCTACTTCTTGTGTTTTTCCATCAAAGGTTACTTTTGCTTTATAGTCGTCTGGCATTGCCTGTACACCTTGTGTTCCACCAAACCAAAGAATCATTCCATCAAACTTTTTAGCATCTTCGTAGCGCATATTCCAAGTGATGGTGTTTGCTCCTTTTTGAGCTTTCAGTTTTTTGATATTTGAGTCTTTGTCTTTCGTTACTTTTTCGTCAGAAGATAATTTTTGAATTAAATTTCCGTCTTTATCCAAAATTTCAATTTCTAAAACCTTTGAAGTATCTGGTTTCTGATTTAGATAAAAATTCAATTTCATATTTCGTTCACTCAAATAAGTGTCGCTCGGCTTATAAACTAAGAAGTTTTCAGTTTTGATTTTTTCTAAATCTGCTTTTTCAAAATTACGAAGAGGATTAAGGTCATCAAAAATCCAAAAACTCCTTCCTTGTGTAGAAACAATCAAATCATTTTCCTTAACCTGCATATCCGTAATTGGAACGATTGGCAAATTATAACGCATTGGTTGCCAATTAATTCCATCATCAAAAGAAACATAAACGCTGCTTTCAGTTCCTGCATACAAAAGACCATCACGAGTAGGGTCAAGTCTTAGCACTCTTGTAAAATCATCTTTTGGAATGCCATTTGTGATTTTTGTCCACGTCTTGCCATAATCTTTTGTTTTGTATAAATAAGGCGCAAAATCATCAGACTTATAACGAGTAGCAGCAACGTAAGCAACTCCTTTTTTTGTTGGATGCAAATCAATAGAGTTTATCATTGCCCATTCTGGGAGTTTTTTTGGCGTGATGTTTTCCCAATTCTTGCCTCCGTCTTTTGTAATGTTGATAAATCCATCGTCCGAACCTGTCCAAATCACACCACTTTCAGCAGGAGATTCAGCAGCAGCGAAAATAGTCCCATAATATTCTACACTTGTGTTGTCTTTCGTTATTTCTCCACCAGAAGACTGCATTTTTGATTTATCATTTCTAGTCAAATCTGGACTAATGGCTTCCCAACTCTGCCCTTCATTGGTTGTCTTGAATAATACATTTGCAGCCGTATAAAGTGTATTATTATCATTTGGAGAGAAAAAGATAGGGAAATTCCATTGAAAACGATATTTCAGTTCAGCAGCTCCCCAACCCATCGGATTATCTGGATAAACATCAATCAGACGAGTTTCTTTAGTTTTATGGTTGTAACGCATCAAAAAACCATCATACGAACCACCATAAACGATGTCATTATCTTTTGGGTCGGCTACAATATGTCCACTTTCTCCACCTGCCGTCGATTCCCATTCAGATTCATCTTGTGAAGAGATACGAATGGAAGAATTATCTTGCTGCCCTGCGTAAAGTCTGTATGGAAAAGAATTGTCTGTGCTTACTCTATAAAATTGCGCTGTTGGCTGATTCATATAAGTAGAAAAGCTCTTTCCTGCATTCTTAGAAACTTGCGCTCCTCCATCATCTCCAATAATCATTCTTTCTGGATTTTGGGGGTCTAGCCAAAGGTCGTGATGGTCGCCGTGTGGTGTCTGTATTCTCTTATAACTTTTTCCTCCATCAGATGAGAAGTGAAAATTTACATTCAAAACATAAACACCTTCTGGATTAGTTGGATGTGCATAAATACGAGTATAATACCACGCTCTCTGACGTAATTTTCGCTCATCATTTATCTTTTTCCAGTTTTTTCCTCCATCATCAGAACGAAAAACGCCACCTTCTTTAGATTCAATAATTGCCCAAACTCTGTCTTTTTGTGCAGCAGAAACAGTTACTCCAATTATTCCCAAAGCTCCTTTTGGCAATCCTTTTATAGATTCATCTTTTGTTAAGTTTTTCCATGTATCTCCACCGTCTGTACTTTTCCAAAGGGCAGAACCTTTTCCACCACTTTCAAGACTGTATGGAGTTCTACGGATTTTCCATGTACTTGCATAAATTACTCGTGGGTTCGTTGGGTCAAGAATTAAATCTACTGCACCTGCATCTTTGTTTGAGAATAAAATACGTTCCCAGTTTTTGCCTCCGTCTTTACTTCTATAAACACCTCTTTGCTCACTAGAACCAAATAAATGACCCAAAACAGCAGCATAAACCAAGTCTGGATTTTTTGGATGAATACGAATGCGAGTAATATGACGAGAATCGTCTAAGCCTATTTTTTGCCATGTTTTTCCTGCATCAAGGCTTTTCCAAGCTCCACTTCCGTGCGAAACATTTCCACGAACTGTTTTTTCTCCTCCTCCTACATAAATCACATTGTTGTCGTATTCACTAACAGCGACAGCACCAATAGAACCACCAAAGTCTGGGTCAGAAATATTTTCCCAACTCATTCCTCCGTCTTCAGTTCGCCAAACGCCACCTCCTGCTGCACCAAAATAAAATAGGTCTGGATTTCCTGTTACACCTGTTACGGCTGCCGAACGTCCACCACGATAAGGACTGACTTGTCGCCATTTTGTAGAAGAAAAATAAGTAGTGTCAGGCTTGAAAGTTTCTTGAGCTTTTGTGAATGTAATTGTACTTACTAAAAGCAATATTGCTATGAAGTATGTTTTTAATTGTTGTTTCATTTTTTGAGTTTTGTTTGTAAAGGGTTTTGATAGAGTATGATTTTTGAAGAATAATTTTACATCATAGTAAGCAGTTAAATAAGATTTAATATAAATGACAAATTAATTAGCGAGTGATTATTATGATTACTATGATAATTACAGGATAATACAATGAGACTTGACTTATTATTTGTAATTGAAGTTTACTTTATATTTTAATACAAATCAATTAGCAAGTGATTTTATACAAAAAGTGCAATCAAACCAACAACCAAACAATAGGCTGCAAAATAAATCAGTTTGCGTTTCTTGACTAACTCTACCATCCAATAACAAGCAATCAGCCCCACTATAAAAGCTGTAATAAAGCCAATAGAAAGAAAAGAAATATCTAAAGAAGCTGAATTTGAACTTTCAAGATAGTCTTTTACTTCCAAAAGTGTCGCTCCAAAAATAGGTGCAAGAACCATCAAAAAAGAGAAACGAGCAGCTTCACTACGAGGAACACCAATCAAGAGAGCTGTTGCGATAGTAGCACCTGAACGAGAAATACCAGGTAAGACAGCAATTGCTTGTGCAAGTCCGATAATAAAAGCTTGTAGATAAGAAATATTTTGATTGAGGGCAGCCGTTTGGCTATGTGTTTCTTTGGGAGTGGTTTCATCATCTAAAATTGCTTTCTGACCACTTGTCGGAAGGTTTTTTTCTTGTTTTAGACGAGTAATCATCAATAAAACTCCTGTAACTAAAAGCATCCCCCCTACAAAGGGAATATTTCCTTCAAAAAAAGACTCTACCCATTTCTTAAAAAACACACCAATTATTCCCACAGGAATCATCGAAATTACGATTTTGACAGCAAACTCCCATTCGTCATTCCACTTAAACTTTAGCATTCCTTTCAGAATAAAACCAATTTCTTTTCTAAAAATAACAACTGTACTAAGAGCTGTTGCAGCATGAAGAATAATAGAAAAAAGAAGATCATCGGAAGGTTCAATTTTCAGAAGAGCTTTTCCAAGTTCTAAATGCCCACTACTACTGACAGGCAAAAATTCAGTTAATCCTTGTAAAATACCCAAAATTAGAGCTTCAATCCATTCCATAAATTACCTTTTATATGTTCTCTGAAAATATTTTTTGTTTGTACAAGTAACAAAATTACGAGAGTTTGGCAACTAGACAACCACTTTATCCTAAAAAAAACTAAATCCTTTCCTAAATAAAGATTTATTTCATCTTCAAACCTTTTTTTTACGTAAATTTTGGATAAATTAGAATGTATTACTCACTATTTTTTATTTATTACAACCCTTCTTTCTATGAAACATTTACACACACTTTTAATTGTTCCAGTTATTATTGCGCTTTTTTTACTTGCCATTCAACAGTCTTGCGCTCAAGTAGAAATGCCTGTTCCTAGTCCTGCTGCTTCAGTTTCACAGGTTATTGGGGTTACCAAAGTTTCGGTAGATTATTCAGCTCCTGCTGTTCGTGATCGTGAAGTTTGGGGAAGTTTAGTTCCTTATGGCGAAATGTGGCGT harbors:
- a CDS encoding glycosyl hydrolase, whose protein sequence is MKQQLKTYFIAILLLVSTITFTKAQETFKPDTTYFSSTKWRQVSPYRGGRSAAVTGVTGNPDLFYFGAAGGGVWRTEDGGMSWENISDPDFGGSIGAVAVSEYDNNVIYVGGGEKTVRGNVSHGSGAWKSLDAGKTWQKIGLDDSRHITRIRIHPKNPDLVYAAVLGHLFGSSEQRGVYRSKDGGKNWERILFSNKDAGAVDLILDPTNPRVIYASTWKIRRTPYSLESGGKGSALWKSTDGGDTWKNLTKDESIKGLPKGALGIIGVTVSAAQKDRVWAIIESKEGGVFRSDDGGKNWKKINDERKLRQRAWYYTRIYAHPTNPEGVYVLNVNFHFSSDGGKSYKRIQTPHGDHHDLWLDPQNPERMIIGDDGGAQVSKNAGKSFSTYMNQPTAQFYRVSTDNSFPYRLYAGQQDNSSIRISSQDESEWESTAGGESGHIVADPKDNDIVYGGSYDGFLMRYNHKTKETRLIDVYPDNPMGWGAAELKYRFQWNFPIFFSPNDNNTLYTAANVLFKTTNEGQSWEAISPDLTRNDKSKMQSSGGEITKDNTSVEYYGTIFAAAESPAESGVIWTGSDDGFINITKDGGKNWENITPKKLPEWAMINSIDLHPTKKGVAYVAATRYKSDDFAPYLYKTKDYGKTWTKITNGIPKDDFTRVLRLDPTRDGLLYAGTESSVYVSFDDGINWQPMRYNLPIVPITDMQVKENDLIVSTQGRSFWIFDDLNPLRNFEKADLEKIKTENFLVYKPSDTYLSERNMKLNFYLNQKPDTSKVLEIEILDKDGNLIQKLSSDEKVTKDKDSNIKKLKAQKGANTITWNMRYEDAKKFDGMILWFGGTQGVQAMPDDYKAKVTFDGKTQEVDFKLLKDPRWSVSDADLKERFVFLTEVRDKLTETHEAIINIRKIKSSLSDWRTKASGNEDWKAVADSAQSITKELEAIEKALYQTQNRSGQDPLNFPIRLNNKLSALATTVGYGNFPPNEGAKEVKADITKKIDEQLKMYYEILKTDIPAFNKLVADKNIPAVEVEK
- a CDS encoding undecaprenyl-diphosphate phosphatase, giving the protein MEWIEALILGILQGLTEFLPVSSSGHLELGKALLKIEPSDDLLFSIILHAATALSTVVIFRKEIGFILKGMLKFKWNDEWEFAVKIVISMIPVGIIGVFFKKWVESFFEGNIPFVGGMLLVTGVLLMITRLKQEKNLPTSGQKAILDDETTPKETHSQTAALNQNISYLQAFIIGLAQAIAVLPGISRSGATIATALLIGVPRSEAARFSFLMVLAPIFGATLLEVKDYLESSNSASLDISFLSIGFITAFIVGLIACYWMVELVKKRKLIYFAAYCLVVGLIALFV
- a CDS encoding TIGR00341 family protein — its product is MNEEPNSTPKQDYDSENIKHDYPEWQHGIRDSWGFIKDFFFRLTHLASDTDFVGTVKSIKSGVVLEGSNLWVLICSVMIASIGLDLDSAAVIIGAMLISPLMSPILGIGLGAAINDRETLIKSLRNFLSAIILTLVTSVIYFKITPLGLLTDQMLSRTEPNLLDVLVAFFGGLAGIIAGSRTEKTNAIPGVAIATALMPPLCTAGFGLATGKWDVFAGAFYLFFINAVFISLSTYMIVRFLKFPYVEVLNPVLARRARITAYIVLTLLLVPSVIFLFKKLTENFRNQRITTFITENINPNYDLNSVQWKVKLDSTNIYRLRVISFGAGSYINYDSLLNLEKTFNDEVKSSWKLTGFDSEDSVHIELVQSEEPADSETRVERTVMNNAKRYIEIKFREEMGTYKQKDEIITGKDKEIEDLKQELLYARGDTLPFETIKNELKAIYPELKEIGVARVRQTDFKNDSLAFMLLVKWEGEPARNRYTRKKYEDRLKNFINVKLKDKKIGIINY